The DNA sequence TGCCCATCTTTTTATACTGACGATGGGCTGGCTGAAACGCGGCAACCCGCCGATTTTGACAGATGGCATCACTAAATATACTGACCCACTTCCCCAGGCTCTGATTCTGACTTCAATTGTTATCAGCTTCGGGATTACAAGTCTGATTCTCGTGCTCGCCTACAGAACGGCGAAAGCGAACGATACAGACAATATGGAAGAACTGCGAGGAACCGAAAATGAGTAACCTGGCCGTACTGCCAATTGTTCTGCCGCTCGCTGCGGCAATCATACTGGCTTTTACCCATAAAAAAATCGGACTTTCCCGCATACTGGCACGAATCTTCTCTATAATCTATGCAGGATTTGCTAGTGTGCTTTTATGGAGAGTGCTTACTACTGGAAGTGTCATATTGGAATTGGGCGGCTGGAAAGCACCATACGGTATCGTATTGGTAGCTGACAAACTGTCTGTCCTGCTCATTTGTACGACAGCCATTGTAGTAATCGCCTGTACTTTCGCATCAGGCTTTGTCGGCAAGCAGATGGAATATCATTATTTCCATGCTTTTTTCTACTTTTTAATCACGGGGATTTCAGGAGCTTTTCTAACAGGCGATCTGTTTAACCTGTTTGTATTCTTTGAAGTACTGCTCATGGCCTCTTATGCTCTAATCACACTTGGAGGAAAACGTGTGCAGCTCCGTGAATCGATGAAGTATATGCTGATCAACCTGTTCTCTTCTGTCTTATTCGTAACAGCGATATCGTTCCTATATTCCGTTGTAGGAACGGTGAATATGGCTCAAATTGCAGAACGTGTTCAAGATGTTCAGCAAACAGGTATACTAACGACGATTGCAGTTCTGCTATTCTTCGTTTTCGCGACAAAAGCAGCACTGTTTCCGCTTTATTACTGGATGCCGAATCCTTACATTACGCCGAATCCGGTCATTTCTGCCTTATTTGGCGCTCTGCTTACAAAAGTCGGTATCTACTCTATACTGCGAGTCTTTTCCCTAATCTTTATTTACAGAATGGATCTGACTCACACAGCATTTATTTGGATTGCGGGGCTTTCCATGCTGTTCGGCATCGCAGGTGCATTGTCCACGCATAACGTAAAATTGATCATCGCCTACAATATTATTCCGGCGATCGGTTTTATACTCCTTGGTATCGGAGTATTCAACGGTGACAGCCTGACTGGTTCTGTTTATTATCTGACTCATGACATGCTGATAAAGACAGCACTGTTCTTAATAGTCGGAGCGATTGTTTATGTTACCGGGACGTCCGACCTTCGTAAAATGGGCGGACTTATCCATACATATCCGCTCCTTGGCTGGCTGCTCTTCATAGCTGCCTTTGTCCTTGCTGGCATTCCGCCATTTAGCGGGTTCATCAGCAAATTGCTGCTGCTTAAAGGAGCTTTTAAAAATGGTGACACGGTCATAATCATCGTCTCCCTTTTAACAAGCCTGCTTATTCTATATTCAGTCATGCGAATCTTCATCCAAGGATTCTGGGGCGAGAAGAAAGATTACGGTCCTAAAAAGAAAACAGCCTTTCTCACAGGGCCTGTCATCCTGCTTCTAGCTGGTTCAATTGCACTCGGAATCGGTGCTGAACTATTCTTGCCGTATATGCAAAGCATTTCAGATTATCTGTTGAATCCAAGTGACTATATCAATTCTGTGTTAAAGGAGTAGGTGAAAATGCCGTTTCAAATTATCATCCATTTGATCATCGCTTTCATGTGGATGCTGCTCAATGAATCTTATACAGGATCGAGCTTCATTGCCGGTTATCTCATTGGCGCAGTGCTTCTCTTCCTGATGAGACGGTTCTTGCCGGGGTCCTTTTATTTACGGCGTCTCTTCATGGTTCTTGGGTTGATCATCCTGTTTATAAAGGAATTGATCTTATCCAACATCGACATTGTAAAGCTCGTATACAAACCGAGACTGAAAGGAAAAGTCGAACCTGGTATTTTCGCCTACCCGACCGAGTTAAAAAAAGAATGGGAAATTGCCTTACTGGCGAACCTCATTACATTAACTCCTGGTACACTGTCAGTTGCACTCTCAGATGACCACTCAATCATCTATATACATGCAATGCATATCGATACCGAGGAAGAAGCAATTCAATCTATTAAAAACACGTTTGAAAAAGCAATTTTGGAGGTGACACGATGAACGATTTACTTCTGCTCACCGAAAAAGTTATGCATATAGCCGTCTCCATCAGTGTTATCGGAATTTCAATCTCATTGCTGTTGCTCCTTTACAGAGTGATGATTGGACCGACAAATCCAGACAGAGCAGTCGGTCTTGATCTGATTGGAATTAATCTGATGGGAATTGCGGCTCTTGCGGCAATCATGCTTGCATCCGATAAATTGAACGACGTCATCTTGCTCATTGGAATCCTTTCCTTTATAGGAACTGTCGGGATTTCCAAATATCTTGAAAAGGGTGTTCTCATTGACAGAGACTTTGATTGATATCATCTCCAACATCGCTACAATCGTGCTTCTGCTCAGCGGAACCTTTTTCATAATCTCAAGTTCAATCGGTGTATTGCGTTTCCCCGATGTGTTCACAAGGCTCCATGCAGCTACGAAAGCATCAACACTTGGCATTGCCAGTGTACTGGTCGGCACCTTCATCTATCTCTATGCAGAGTACCATGTCGTGAGCGGGAAGCTCATCTTGGCCATACTGTTCATTTTTCTGACGAATCCAGTATCCGGTCATATGCTTTCACGCGCAGCTCACGGGAGAGGCATCAAACCAATCATACACAACCGCAAAGATGCTTATGAAGATGCCATTAAAAAATCCGAATAGACAAAACGGCCCGCACAAAAAGTGCGGGTCGTTTTAATTTGGACAAACACAGCGGACAAGCAGCCTGCATACAATCATATATGGGCAAAAGGCCAAAACATCTGATCTGGGAGGTAATCGATTGTCAGTTCTGCTAACTGCTTTGTCGTTTGTTGTGAAAGAAATGGTCATGTTCGCTTCTTTTGTAAAGAACCAGGTTTTCCCCCAGCCCCTCTCTTCAGCAGATGAAGCTATGTATTTGAAAAAATTGCAGGAGGAAAACTGTCAGGATGCACGTAATAAACTTATTGAACATAATTTGCGGCTCGTTGCACATATCGTTAAGAAATTCGACAATACCGGAGAAGACTCGGAAGATTTAATTTCCATTGGCACAATCGGCCTGATTAAAGGTGTAGAGAGCTTCAAATCCGGAAAAGGGACGAAGCTCGCTACATATGCCGCTAGATGTATTGAAAATGAAATTCTCATGCACTTACGAAGCCTTAAGAAACAGAAGAAAGATGTTTCCCTTCATGACCCGATCGGCCATGATAAAGAGGGTAATGAAATCAGTCTAATAGATATACTGGAAGCAGA is a window from the Aciduricibacillus chroicocephali genome containing:
- a CDS encoding Na(+)/H(+) antiporter subunit C: MEFIICILAGLLFAAGVYNILQKQMLRIIIGTGLISHGAHLFILTMGWLKRGNPPILTDGITKYTDPLPQALILTSIVISFGITSLILVLAYRTAKANDTDNMEELRGTENE
- a CDS encoding Na+/H+ antiporter subunit D yields the protein MSNLAVLPIVLPLAAAIILAFTHKKIGLSRILARIFSIIYAGFASVLLWRVLTTGSVILELGGWKAPYGIVLVADKLSVLLICTTAIVVIACTFASGFVGKQMEYHYFHAFFYFLITGISGAFLTGDLFNLFVFFEVLLMASYALITLGGKRVQLRESMKYMLINLFSSVLFVTAISFLYSVVGTVNMAQIAERVQDVQQTGILTTIAVLLFFVFATKAALFPLYYWMPNPYITPNPVISALFGALLTKVGIYSILRVFSLIFIYRMDLTHTAFIWIAGLSMLFGIAGALSTHNVKLIIAYNIIPAIGFILLGIGVFNGDSLTGSVYYLTHDMLIKTALFLIVGAIVYVTGTSDLRKMGGLIHTYPLLGWLLFIAAFVLAGIPPFSGFISKLLLLKGAFKNGDTVIIIVSLLTSLLILYSVMRIFIQGFWGEKKDYGPKKKTAFLTGPVILLLAGSIALGIGAELFLPYMQSISDYLLNPSDYINSVLKE
- a CDS encoding Na+/H+ antiporter subunit E; protein product: MPFQIIIHLIIAFMWMLLNESYTGSSFIAGYLIGAVLLFLMRRFLPGSFYLRRLFMVLGLIILFIKELILSNIDIVKLVYKPRLKGKVEPGIFAYPTELKKEWEIALLANLITLTPGTLSVALSDDHSIIYIHAMHIDTEEEAIQSIKNTFEKAILEVTR
- a CDS encoding Na(+)/H(+) antiporter subunit F1, translated to MNDLLLLTEKVMHIAVSISVIGISISLLLLLYRVMIGPTNPDRAVGLDLIGINLMGIAALAAIMLASDKLNDVILLIGILSFIGTVGISKYLEKGVLIDRDFD
- the mnhG gene encoding monovalent cation/H(+) antiporter subunit G, translating into MFSLTETLIDIISNIATIVLLLSGTFFIISSSIGVLRFPDVFTRLHAATKASTLGIASVLVGTFIYLYAEYHVVSGKLILAILFIFLTNPVSGHMLSRAAHGRGIKPIIHNRKDAYEDAIKKSE
- the sigK gene encoding RNA polymerase sporulation sigma factor SigK, which gives rise to MSVLLTALSFVVKEMVMFASFVKNQVFPQPLSSADEAMYLKKLQEENCQDARNKLIEHNLRLVAHIVKKFDNTGEDSEDLISIGTIGLIKGVESFKSGKGTKLATYAARCIENEILMHLRSLKKQKKDVSLHDPIGHDKEGNEISLIDILEAETENIIEYIQKSMEIEQMHEFLKILDSREKEVILYRYGLGGEDELTQREIAKKLDISRSYVSRIEKRALMKVLRAYYKLEKNE